In Phacochoerus africanus isolate WHEZ1 chromosome 1, ROS_Pafr_v1, whole genome shotgun sequence, the following are encoded in one genomic region:
- the SLC26A6 gene encoding solute carrier family 26 member 6 isoform X1: protein MGLSEAPGQRDTQALLSTTQTMELRRRDYHVERPLLNQEQLEELGNRGSATGTWQWRNWFRCSRAQAYALLLQYLPVLAWLPQYPVREWLLGDLLSGLSVAIMQLPQGLAYALLAGLPPVFGLYSSFYPVFIYFLFGTSRHISVGTFAVMSVMVGSVTESLAPDEDFLQASNSTVDVAARDARRVQLASALSVLVGLFQVGLGLVHFGFVVTYLSEPLVRGYTTAASVQVFISQLKYVFGLHLSSRSGPLSLIYTALEVCWNLPKTVLNTLVTAVVAGLVLVLVKLLNDKLQQHLPMPLPGELLTLIGATGISYGIGLNESFGVDVVGRIPAGLVPPVAPSPQLFASLVGNAFAIAVVGFAIAISLGKIFALRHGYRVDSNQELVALGLSNFIGGIFQCFPVSCSMSRSLVQESTGGNTQVAGAISSLFILVIILKLGELFQDLPKAVLAAVIIVNLKGMLMQFTDLCSLWKTNRVDLLIWLVTFVATILLNLDLGLAVAVAFSMLLVVVRIQLPHYSVLGQVPDTDIYRDVAEYSEAREVPGVKIFRSSTTMFFANAELYGDTLKQRCGVDVDHLISQKKKLLRRQELKLKRLQKDNKLVKKPSDPVTHIRSSSHIKGTSISISVNTGITNIDSNDVEGSNIKVSAENELEDIAAGDQEDAKAPAMSSLKALGLPQPDFHSLILDLGALSFVDTVCLKSLKNIFRDFREIEVEVYMAACHSPVVSQLEAGHFFDASITKQHLFASVHDAVIFALQHPRSGPISPALVTKL from the exons ATGGGGCTGTCAGAAGCGCCTGG CCAGAGGGACACACAGGCACTGCTGTCCACAACACAAACAATGGAGCTGAGGAGGCGAGACTACCATGTTGAGCGGCCTCTGCTCAACCAAGAACAGCTGGAGGAGCTGGGGAACCGAGGCTCAGCAACTGGGACCTGGCAGTGGCGAAACTGGTTTCG TTGCTCCCGTGCTCAGGCCTACGCCCTTCTGCTCCAGTACCTCCCAGTTTTGGCCTGGCTACCCCAGTATCCTGTGCGTGAGTGGCTTCTGGGTGACCTGTTGTCTGGCCTGAGTGTGGCCATTATGCAGCTACCACAGG GCTTGGCCTATGCCCTCCTAGCCGGACTGCCCCCCGTGTTTGGCCTCTACAGTTCCTTCTACCCTGTCTTTATCTATTTCCTGTTTGGCACTTCCCGGCACATCTCTGTGG GCACCTTTGCTGTCATGTCTGTGATGGTGGGCAGTGTGACAGAATCGCTGGCCCCAGATGAGGACTTCCTGCAGGCCTCGAATTCTACGGTTGATGTGGCAGCCAGAGATGCTAGGCGGGTGCAGCTGGCCTCTGCACTCAGTGTCCTAGTGGGCCTCTTTCAG GTGGGGCTGGGCCTGGTCCACTTCGGCTTCGTGGTCACCTACTTGTCAGAGCCTCTGGTCCGtggctataccacagccgcatCCGTGCAGGTCTTCATCTCACAACTCAAGTATGTGTTTGGCCTCCATCTGAGCAGCCGCTCTGGGCCACTGTCCCTCATCTAT ACAGCACTGGAGGTCTGCTGGAATCTGCCCAAGACTGTACTCAACACCTTGGTCACTGCAGTTGTGGCAGGGTTGGTGCTCGTGCTGGTGAAGCTATTGAACGACAAGCTGCAGCAACATCTGCCCATGCCACTCCCCGGGGAGCTACTCACG CTCATCGGGGCCACAGGCATCTCCTACGGCATAGGACTGAATGAGAGTTTCGGGGTGGATGTCGTGGGCAGAATCCCTGCAGG GCTGGTGCCCCCAGTGGCCCCCAGCCCGCAGCTGTTTGCAAGTCTTGTGGGAAATGCCTTCGCCATCGCCGTGGTTGGTTTCGCCATTGCCATCTCGCTGGGGAAGATCTTCGCCCTGAGGCATGGCTACCGGGTGGACAGCAACCAG GAGCTGGTGGCGCTCGGCCTCAGTAACTTCATTGGGGGCATCTTCCAGTGCTTCCCTGTGAGCTGCTCTATGTCTCGGAGCCTGGTACAGGAGAGCACCGGGGGCAACACACAg GTGGCTGGAGCCATCTCCTCCCTCTTCATCCTCGTTATCATCCTCAAACTTGGAGAACTCTTCCAAGACCTGCCCAAG gcAGTTCTGGCAGCCGTCATCATTGTGAACCTGAAGGGCATGTTGATGCAGTTCACTGACTTATGCTCCCTCTGGAAGACAAATCGAGTGGATCTG CTCATCTGGCTAGTGACTTTTGTGGCCACCATCCTGCTGAACCTGGACCTTGGCCTGGCGGTTGCGGTAGCCTTCTCCATGCTGCTTGTTGTGGTCCGCATACAGCT GCCCCATTACTCTGTCCTGGGGCAGGTGCCAGACACAGACATTTACAGAGATGTGGCAGAGTACTCAGAA gccagggaggtcCCGGGCGTGAAAATCTTCCGCTCCTCAACCACCATGTTCTTTGCCAACGCTGAGCTCTACGGTGACACGCTGAAGCAGAGG TGTGGTGTGGATGTGGACCACCTCATCTCCCAGAAGAAGAAGCTGCTCAGGCGGCAGGAGCTAAAGCTGAAACGACTGCAGAAGGACAACAAGCTCGTGAAAAAG ccaagtgacccagtcacacatatacgtTCTTCTTCTCACATCAAGGGCACTTCTATTTCCATCAGTGTAAACACTGGTATCACAAACATCGACAGCAACGATGTGGAGGGCTCCAACATCAAG GTGAGTGCAGAGAATGAGCTAGAGGATATAGCAGCGGGAGATCAAGAAGATGCCAAGGCCCCAGCCATGTCCTCACTGAAGGCCCTGGGTCTGCCTCAGCCAGATTTCCACAGCCTCATCCTGGACCTGGGCGCCCTCTCCTTTGTGGACACTGTGTGTCTCAAGAGCCTGAAGAAT ATTTTCCGTGACTTCCGGGAGATCGAGGTGGAGGTATACATGGCTGCCTGCCACT CTCCTGTGGTCTCGCAGCTCGAGGCTGGGCATTTCTTTGATGCATCTATCACCAAGCAGCATCTCTTTGCTTCAGTCCACGATGCTGTCATCTTTGCCCTCCAGCACCCACGGTCTGGCCCCATCAGCCCTGCTTTG GTTACTAAACTCTGA
- the SLC26A6 gene encoding solute carrier family 26 member 6 isoform X2 yields the protein MGLSEAPGQRDTQALLSTTQTMELRRRDYHVERPLLNQEQLEELGNRGSATGTWQWRNWFRCSRAQAYALLLQYLPVLAWLPQYPVREWLLGDLLSGLSVAIMQLPQGLAYALLAGLPPVFGLYSSFYPVFIYFLFGTSRHISVGTFAVMSVMVGSVTESLAPDEDFLQASNSTVDVAARDARRVQLASALSVLVGLFQVGLGLVHFGFVVTYLSEPLVRGYTTAASVQVFISQLKYVFGLHLSSRSGPLSLIYTALEVCWNLPKTVLNTLVTAVVAGLVLVLVKLLNDKLQQHLPMPLPGELLTLIGATGISYGIGLNESFGVDVVGRIPAGLVPPVAPSPQLFASLVGNAFAIAVVGFAIAISLGKIFALRHGYRVDSNQELVALGLSNFIGGIFQCFPVSCSMSRSLVQESTGGNTQVAGAISSLFILVIILKLGELFQDLPKAVLAAVIIVNLKGMLMQFTDLCSLWKTNRVDLLIWLVTFVATILLNLDLGLAVAVAFSMLLVVVRIQLPHYSVLGQVPDTDIYRDVAEYSEAREVPGVKIFRSSTTMFFANAELYGDTLKQRCGVDVDHLISQKKKLLRRQELKLKRLQKDNKLVKKGTSISISVNTGITNIDSNDVEGSNIKVSAENELEDIAAGDQEDAKAPAMSSLKALGLPQPDFHSLILDLGALSFVDTVCLKSLKNIFRDFREIEVEVYMAACHSPVVSQLEAGHFFDASITKQHLFASVHDAVIFALQHPRSGPISPALVTKL from the exons ATGGGGCTGTCAGAAGCGCCTGG CCAGAGGGACACACAGGCACTGCTGTCCACAACACAAACAATGGAGCTGAGGAGGCGAGACTACCATGTTGAGCGGCCTCTGCTCAACCAAGAACAGCTGGAGGAGCTGGGGAACCGAGGCTCAGCAACTGGGACCTGGCAGTGGCGAAACTGGTTTCG TTGCTCCCGTGCTCAGGCCTACGCCCTTCTGCTCCAGTACCTCCCAGTTTTGGCCTGGCTACCCCAGTATCCTGTGCGTGAGTGGCTTCTGGGTGACCTGTTGTCTGGCCTGAGTGTGGCCATTATGCAGCTACCACAGG GCTTGGCCTATGCCCTCCTAGCCGGACTGCCCCCCGTGTTTGGCCTCTACAGTTCCTTCTACCCTGTCTTTATCTATTTCCTGTTTGGCACTTCCCGGCACATCTCTGTGG GCACCTTTGCTGTCATGTCTGTGATGGTGGGCAGTGTGACAGAATCGCTGGCCCCAGATGAGGACTTCCTGCAGGCCTCGAATTCTACGGTTGATGTGGCAGCCAGAGATGCTAGGCGGGTGCAGCTGGCCTCTGCACTCAGTGTCCTAGTGGGCCTCTTTCAG GTGGGGCTGGGCCTGGTCCACTTCGGCTTCGTGGTCACCTACTTGTCAGAGCCTCTGGTCCGtggctataccacagccgcatCCGTGCAGGTCTTCATCTCACAACTCAAGTATGTGTTTGGCCTCCATCTGAGCAGCCGCTCTGGGCCACTGTCCCTCATCTAT ACAGCACTGGAGGTCTGCTGGAATCTGCCCAAGACTGTACTCAACACCTTGGTCACTGCAGTTGTGGCAGGGTTGGTGCTCGTGCTGGTGAAGCTATTGAACGACAAGCTGCAGCAACATCTGCCCATGCCACTCCCCGGGGAGCTACTCACG CTCATCGGGGCCACAGGCATCTCCTACGGCATAGGACTGAATGAGAGTTTCGGGGTGGATGTCGTGGGCAGAATCCCTGCAGG GCTGGTGCCCCCAGTGGCCCCCAGCCCGCAGCTGTTTGCAAGTCTTGTGGGAAATGCCTTCGCCATCGCCGTGGTTGGTTTCGCCATTGCCATCTCGCTGGGGAAGATCTTCGCCCTGAGGCATGGCTACCGGGTGGACAGCAACCAG GAGCTGGTGGCGCTCGGCCTCAGTAACTTCATTGGGGGCATCTTCCAGTGCTTCCCTGTGAGCTGCTCTATGTCTCGGAGCCTGGTACAGGAGAGCACCGGGGGCAACACACAg GTGGCTGGAGCCATCTCCTCCCTCTTCATCCTCGTTATCATCCTCAAACTTGGAGAACTCTTCCAAGACCTGCCCAAG gcAGTTCTGGCAGCCGTCATCATTGTGAACCTGAAGGGCATGTTGATGCAGTTCACTGACTTATGCTCCCTCTGGAAGACAAATCGAGTGGATCTG CTCATCTGGCTAGTGACTTTTGTGGCCACCATCCTGCTGAACCTGGACCTTGGCCTGGCGGTTGCGGTAGCCTTCTCCATGCTGCTTGTTGTGGTCCGCATACAGCT GCCCCATTACTCTGTCCTGGGGCAGGTGCCAGACACAGACATTTACAGAGATGTGGCAGAGTACTCAGAA gccagggaggtcCCGGGCGTGAAAATCTTCCGCTCCTCAACCACCATGTTCTTTGCCAACGCTGAGCTCTACGGTGACACGCTGAAGCAGAGG TGTGGTGTGGATGTGGACCACCTCATCTCCCAGAAGAAGAAGCTGCTCAGGCGGCAGGAGCTAAAGCTGAAACGACTGCAGAAGGACAACAAGCTCGTGAAAAAG GGCACTTCTATTTCCATCAGTGTAAACACTGGTATCACAAACATCGACAGCAACGATGTGGAGGGCTCCAACATCAAG GTGAGTGCAGAGAATGAGCTAGAGGATATAGCAGCGGGAGATCAAGAAGATGCCAAGGCCCCAGCCATGTCCTCACTGAAGGCCCTGGGTCTGCCTCAGCCAGATTTCCACAGCCTCATCCTGGACCTGGGCGCCCTCTCCTTTGTGGACACTGTGTGTCTCAAGAGCCTGAAGAAT ATTTTCCGTGACTTCCGGGAGATCGAGGTGGAGGTATACATGGCTGCCTGCCACT CTCCTGTGGTCTCGCAGCTCGAGGCTGGGCATTTCTTTGATGCATCTATCACCAAGCAGCATCTCTTTGCTTCAGTCCACGATGCTGTCATCTTTGCCCTCCAGCACCCACGGTCTGGCCCCATCAGCCCTGCTTTG GTTACTAAACTCTGA